GCCCCGACGCCGTCCACGAACTGCTCTACGGCGACGCCCCCGACAGCGACCGTGACCTGCTGGAGCTGGCCGGCGACCTGGACCGCACCACACGAGCCGAAGGAGACACCCGGTGACCCGACCCGCCATGACCATCGACCCGCTCGCCGTCGACCCCACGCGGGCCGCGCTGCAACGGTTGCGCGCCGAGGTCGCCAAGGCGGTCGTGGGGCAGGACGGCGTGGTCAGCGGCCTGATCGTCGCCCTGCTCTGCCGTGGCCACGTCCTGCTGGAGGGCGTACCGGGGGTGGCCAAGACGCTGTTGGTGCGTACGGTGGCCGCCGCGCTGGACCTGACGTCGCGGCGGGTGCAGTTCACCCCCGACCTGATGCCCGGTGACGTCACCGGCTCGATGGTCTTCGACACGCGCACCGCGGCGTTCACCTTCCGCGAGGGGCCGGTCTTCACCCACCTGCTGCTCGCCGACGAGATCAACCGGACCCCGCCGAAGACCCAGTCCGCGTTGCTGGAGGTTATGGAGGAACGGCAGGTCACCGTCGAGGGCGAGCAGCGCGCCCTGCCCGACCCGTTCATCGTCGTCGCCACCCAGAACCCGGTGGAGTACGAGGGCACCTACCCGCTGCCCGAGGCCCAGCTGGACCGCTTCCTGATCAAACTCACCGTGCCGCTGCCGAGCCGGGAGGAGGAACTGGGTGTGCTCCGTGCCCACCACGCCGGCTTCGATCCACGGGACCTGGCCGCCGCCGGCGTACGCCCGGTGGCCGGCGCGGCCGATCTCGTCGCTGCTCGCGCGGCGGTCGGTCGGGTGCATGTCGCCGAGCCCCTGCTCGGCTACGTCGTCGACCTGTGCCGGGGCACCCGGGCCGCCCCCGCGCTGGAGTTGGGCGCCTCGCCGCGCGGCGCGACCGCCCTGCTCGGCACCGCCAAGGCGTGGGCCTGGCTGAACGGGCGCGACCACGTGGTGCCGGACGACGTCAAGGCGATGGCCCGGCCCACCCTGCGGCACCGGCTGCGGCTGCGCCCGGAGGCCGAACTCGACGGCGTCGACGTGGATCCGGTCCTGGACGCGGTGCTGGCCACCGTGCCGGCTCCGCGATGACCTGGCGGGCGGCGGCGCTGCTCGCGGCGGGTGCGCTGACCCTGCCCGCCTGGTCGGCGCCCTTCGTCGGGGTGGCGGTGATGGCCGGTGCGGTCCTGCTGCTGGTCACGGTGGATCTCGCGCTGGCCGCGCCGCTGCGGGCGCTCGTCGCCGAGCGGGCCGGCGAGCGGGCCGTCCGCCTCGGTGGCACCGCCACGGTCACCCTCCACCTGCGCAACTCCTCCGGCCGCCCGCTGCGTGCCCGGGTCCGCGACGCCTGGGTGCCGTCGGCCGGTGCCCGGCCGGAGGTGCCGCCGACCCGGATGGTCCACGTCGCCCCCGGCGAGGTGCGGGCGCTGCCCAGCCATCTCACCCCCACCCGCCGGGGCGACCGGGCCGCCGTGGCCCTGACCGTCCGCTCGTTCGGGCCGCTCGGGCTG
This is a stretch of genomic DNA from Micromonospora sp. WMMD1082. It encodes these proteins:
- a CDS encoding MoxR family ATPase, which gives rise to MTIDPLAVDPTRAALQRLRAEVAKAVVGQDGVVSGLIVALLCRGHVLLEGVPGVAKTLLVRTVAAALDLTSRRVQFTPDLMPGDVTGSMVFDTRTAAFTFREGPVFTHLLLADEINRTPPKTQSALLEVMEERQVTVEGEQRALPDPFIVVATQNPVEYEGTYPLPEAQLDRFLIKLTVPLPSREEELGVLRAHHAGFDPRDLAAAGVRPVAGAADLVAARAAVGRVHVAEPLLGYVVDLCRGTRAAPALELGASPRGATALLGTAKAWAWLNGRDHVVPDDVKAMARPTLRHRLRLRPEAELDGVDVDPVLDAVLATVPAPR